Proteins found in one Aquibium microcysteis genomic segment:
- a CDS encoding AAA family ATPase, whose protein sequence is MNLKSAATALTAYIDADIPAFLWGAPGVGKSSIVKQIAGSRSWKTIDFRASTRDPVALMGLPDISGDTARWKVPDEFPQADRDGAEGILLLDELNAAAPSMQAACFGLVLDRRVGDYVLPKGWRVLAAGNRQADRAAAQRMPSALANRFAHIDVDPDIDTTAEHFNAIGLSPMVVAFLRFRPAMLHMMDGSDLRAFPTPRAWEQVAKVVDVPSPLRMQLISGLVGDGAAGEIEGFIRLYKDLPSLDLVLANPHSAPVPEAPAARFAIATGLARKVTAQTFENAMTYVMRIPAREFQIVFAVDAVRRDPGFSHTQTFTDWSTRNQDVVLG, encoded by the coding sequence ATGAACCTCAAGTCCGCGGCCACCGCCCTCACCGCCTACATCGACGCCGACATCCCGGCCTTCCTGTGGGGCGCGCCCGGCGTCGGCAAGTCCTCGATCGTCAAGCAGATCGCCGGCTCCCGCAGCTGGAAGACGATCGACTTCCGGGCCTCGACCCGCGACCCGGTCGCCCTCATGGGCCTGCCCGACATCTCCGGCGACACCGCGCGCTGGAAGGTGCCGGACGAGTTCCCGCAGGCCGACCGCGACGGCGCCGAAGGCATCCTCCTGCTCGACGAGCTCAACGCCGCCGCCCCCTCCATGCAGGCAGCGTGCTTCGGCCTGGTTCTTGACCGCCGCGTCGGCGACTATGTCCTGCCCAAGGGCTGGCGCGTGCTGGCGGCGGGCAACCGGCAGGCGGACCGCGCCGCGGCACAGCGCATGCCCTCGGCGCTGGCCAACCGCTTCGCTCACATCGACGTCGATCCGGACATCGACACCACGGCCGAGCACTTCAACGCGATCGGCCTGTCGCCCATGGTCGTGGCCTTCCTGCGCTTCCGCCCGGCCATGCTGCACATGATGGACGGGTCGGACCTGCGCGCCTTCCCGACCCCCCGGGCATGGGAGCAGGTGGCCAAGGTGGTCGACGTGCCCTCGCCGCTGCGGATGCAGCTGATCAGCGGCCTCGTCGGTGACGGCGCGGCCGGCGAGATCGAAGGCTTCATCCGGCTCTACAAGGATCTGCCGAGCCTCGACCTGGTCCTGGCCAACCCGCACAGCGCGCCGGTTCCCGAGGCGCCGGCCGCGCGCTTCGCCATCGCCACGGGCCTCGCCCGCAAGGTCACGGCACAGACCTTCGAGAACGCCATGACCTATGTCATGCGCATCCCGGCGCGCGAGTTCCAGATCGTGTTCGCCGTCGACGCGGTTCGCCGCGACCCCGGCTTCTCGCACACGCAGACCTTCACCGACTGGTCCACCCGCAATCAGGACGTGGTCCTTGGCTAG